GCAGCACCAGCGACAAGATTTCCGGCATGGCCAACGAGGCCATGGGCAATGTGAAGCAGGGCATCGGCAAGGCCACCGGCAACGACCGCCTGCGCGCCGAAGGCAAGGTTCAGGAGATCAAGGGCGAGGGCCAGCAGACCCTCGGCAAGGCCAAGGACGCCGTGAAGGACGCGGTGGACCGGACTCCCTGACCGGCCGTCACCGGCTTCATCAGAAGGGCCGCCCTGGGGCGGCCCTCAGACCACCGAGAAACCCCTGGCTTCAGCCGGGGGTTTTTGATTCCGCCGGGCACGGGAAGACATCGGTCCCGACGGCTGCGCTCAAGGCCTTACGTAAGGCTAGACCTTTGTCAGCGCTCGGCCCCGACTTCGGCCGGCTTTCCGCGAGGCGTGCGAGCCGGGGGCAGGACTCGGCAAGCGGCGATCCGCGCCCTTACCGCGATTGACGCCGCAATTTCGTCCACTATGATGGAATCATCGTGATACGATGATGATCGACGCGGGGGCGGCATGGACGACATCACGGGACGGCTGGCGCGCCGGC
The Azorhizobium caulinodans ORS 571 genome window above contains:
- a CDS encoding CsbD family protein, producing the protein MGSTSDKISGMANEAMGNVKQGIGKATGNDRLRAEGKVQEIKGEGQQTLGKAKDAVKDAVDRTP